From a single Thermoleophilaceae bacterium genomic region:
- a CDS encoding sigma factor-like helix-turn-helix DNA-binding protein, with amino-acid sequence MATFDQLPAEQRAILELVVGRGQTYDELSGMLGMPAARVRDLAREALGDLAPATAARVDPQWRGQIADYVLGQQTGPEATATRSHLGRSEPARAWAYSLLDSLGHLYPNGGMPEVPEAAGEPAPAAAPEPAAPPVAAAAPPVAAAPPRSEAGGRRPEVRRSGGALSPAAQAIVRRRRIIGAAVGLAVIVVAILAIAGVFSGGGGNDSGASTTAANGTTGGTPTKFLKEGVLRAASGEQGTGIAVILQQGNQVQLVVQATKLQPTDRQTAYEVWLYNSSSDAAPLGAQFTDQQGNLQGRGSLPGNWQNFKYVVLSREKVGTNPKSPSGIVLRATMTAVPTKGTTGGSGTTGG; translated from the coding sequence ATGGCCACTTTCGACCAGCTTCCAGCGGAGCAAAGGGCCATTCTCGAGCTTGTCGTGGGACGGGGACAGACCTACGACGAGCTGTCGGGGATGCTCGGAATGCCCGCCGCCCGCGTTCGCGATCTCGCGCGCGAGGCGCTTGGCGACCTCGCGCCGGCCACGGCCGCACGTGTGGATCCGCAGTGGCGCGGACAGATCGCGGACTACGTGCTGGGGCAGCAGACCGGGCCGGAGGCCACCGCGACCAGGAGCCATTTGGGGCGCTCGGAGCCGGCGCGCGCGTGGGCCTACTCGCTGCTCGACTCGCTGGGGCATCTGTATCCGAATGGGGGGATGCCTGAGGTGCCGGAGGCGGCTGGGGAGCCGGCGCCTGCTGCGGCGCCCGAGCCTGCGGCGCCTCCTGTGGCGGCTGCGGCGCCTCCTGTGGCGGCTGCGCCGCCCAGGTCGGAGGCCGGAGGTCGGAGGCCGGAGGTTCGGCGGTCGGGTGGGGCTCTCTCCCCTGCTGCTCAGGCCATTGTTCGGCGGCGGCGGATCATCGGCGCTGCCGTCGGCCTCGCCGTCATCGTTGTGGCGATCCTCGCCATTGCCGGCGTGTTCAGTGGTGGGGGTGGCAACGACTCCGGCGCTTCCACCACCGCGGCCAATGGCACTACGGGTGGTACTCCCACGAAGTTCCTCAAGGAGGGTGTGCTGCGGGCGGCCAGCGGCGAGCAGGGCACGGGGATCGCCGTGATCCTCCAGCAGGGCAATCAGGTCCAACTCGTGGTTCAGGCCACCAAGCTGCAGCCCACCGACCGCCAGACGGCGTACGAGGTGTGGCTCTACAACTCGTCGAGCGACGCCGCTCCGCTCGGGGCCCAGTTCACGGACCAGCAGGGCAACCTCCAGGGCCGCGGCAGCCTTCCGGGCAACTGGCAGAACTTCAAGTACGTCGTGCTGTCCCGCGAGAAGGTGGGGACCAATCCGAAGTCGCCCTCCGGGATCGTCCTGCGAGCGACCATGACCGCCGTGCCCACCAAGGGCACGACGGGTGGCAGCGGCACCACGGGCGGCTAG
- a CDS encoding PaaI family thioesterase, with product MLPGEDFPKETLHTTLGIELTEHGDGFVKGLVPVTDRVKQELGLVHGGVYAAMAEGLCSAGTWMARQAEGVIVSGQQNDTSFLRPVTEGTVYAHCRARHRGRTTWVWECEFTNEEGKLCALSRVTIAIRPPRG from the coding sequence GTGCTTCCCGGCGAAGACTTTCCGAAGGAGACCCTCCACACCACCCTCGGCATCGAGCTGACGGAGCACGGCGATGGCTTTGTGAAGGGGCTCGTGCCGGTCACGGACCGGGTGAAGCAGGAGCTCGGACTGGTGCACGGCGGCGTGTACGCGGCCATGGCGGAGGGCCTCTGCTCAGCGGGCACGTGGATGGCACGCCAGGCGGAGGGCGTGATCGTGAGCGGCCAGCAGAACGACACGAGCTTCCTCCGCCCGGTCACCGAGGGCACCGTCTACGCCCACTGCCGTGCCCGCCACAGGGGCCGCACCACCTGGGTGTGGGAGTGCGAGTTCACTAACGAGGAGGGCAAGCTCTGCGCCCTCTCGCGCGTGACGATCGCTATCCGCCCACCGCGGGGTTAG
- the mscL gene encoding large conductance mechanosensitive channel protein MscL — protein sequence MLKDFKEFLLRGNVVDLAVAVVVGTAFTAVVAALVADLLTPLIAAIFGKPDFSNLTFTIHHSTFRYGSFINALITFLTVAAAVFYLVVVPVNALMKRRRTEPPVDETVRPCPECLSEIPVAARRCAFCTAEVGTATA from the coding sequence ATGCTGAAGGACTTCAAGGAGTTCCTGCTACGCGGAAACGTCGTCGATCTGGCCGTGGCGGTGGTTGTGGGTACCGCGTTCACCGCGGTGGTCGCGGCTCTGGTGGCGGACCTCCTCACCCCGCTCATCGCCGCGATCTTCGGCAAGCCGGACTTCTCCAACCTCACCTTCACGATCCACCACAGCACGTTCAGGTACGGGAGCTTCATCAACGCGTTGATCACGTTCCTGACAGTGGCGGCCGCCGTCTTCTACCTCGTGGTGGTGCCGGTGAACGCGCTTATGAAGCGGCGCCGGACCGAGCCGCCGGTGGACGAGACGGTGAGGCCCTGCCCGGAGTGCCTCAGCGAGATCCCGGTGGCCGCGCGCCGCTGCGCGTTCTGCACGGCGGAGGTGGGTACCGCGACGGCCTAG
- a CDS encoding NAD+ synthase, with protein sequence MSDALLRVALAQINTTVGDLDGNAAKVREGIARARDEGAQLVVFPELTLTGYPPEDLLLKTHFLDAAQATLLELAEDAEDVVALVGYPERSDDVYNAAAVLADGAVAAVYRKVYLPNYSVFDEQRYFQSGDHGGLIELNGVPIGLTICEDIWEPGPPATDEALAGARVIVNLSASPYHAGKGSEREAMLVQRARDSNVAVLFCNLVGGQDELVFDGHSVAIDVDGEILARAPQFEEAFTVCTLDPSAIFARRLQDARHRPAVRRLQTGRDVPTLARLEVPPATAREVAGNVKPVLAPEEELYRALELGVRDYVDKNGFKRVVVALSGGIDSALVALIAVDALGPERVTFVSMPSPYSSEGTKSDARAIAENLGAQFLELGIEEAMQGFDRLLEPAFNGAEPDITEENLQARIRGNIVMALSNKFGWLVLTTGNKSEMSVGYATLYGDMAGGFAVLKDVFKNDVYRLVRWRNESEGRELVPGSVLDRAPSAELRYEQRDEDSLPPYDVLDPILEHYVEQDLDAEEIERQGFSREDVEKVVRLVDLAEYKRRQAPPGVRVSTKAFGRDRRLPITNRFRGS encoded by the coding sequence ATGAGCGACGCACTCTTGAGAGTCGCCCTGGCGCAGATCAACACCACCGTCGGTGACCTCGACGGCAACGCCGCGAAGGTCCGCGAGGGGATCGCGCGCGCCCGCGACGAGGGCGCCCAGCTCGTGGTGTTCCCCGAGCTCACCCTCACGGGCTACCCGCCGGAGGACCTGCTGCTGAAGACTCACTTCCTCGACGCCGCTCAGGCCACGCTGCTCGAGCTCGCCGAGGACGCGGAGGACGTGGTGGCGCTCGTGGGCTATCCGGAGCGCTCGGACGACGTCTACAACGCGGCGGCGGTGCTCGCGGACGGCGCGGTGGCGGCGGTGTACCGCAAGGTCTATCTCCCGAACTACAGCGTCTTTGACGAGCAGCGTTACTTCCAATCGGGCGACCACGGCGGCCTGATCGAGCTGAACGGGGTGCCGATCGGGCTCACGATCTGCGAGGACATCTGGGAACCCGGCCCGCCGGCCACGGACGAGGCGCTCGCGGGCGCGCGCGTGATCGTGAACCTGTCGGCTTCCCCGTACCACGCCGGCAAGGGCTCCGAGCGCGAGGCGATGCTGGTTCAGAGGGCGCGCGACAGCAACGTGGCCGTGCTCTTCTGCAACCTCGTGGGCGGGCAGGACGAGCTCGTGTTCGACGGCCACAGCGTGGCCATCGACGTGGATGGCGAGATTCTGGCCCGCGCCCCCCAGTTCGAGGAGGCATTCACGGTCTGCACGCTCGATCCCTCGGCGATCTTCGCCCGCAGGCTTCAGGACGCGCGGCACCGTCCGGCGGTGCGCCGCCTGCAAACGGGCAGGGACGTTCCCACCCTCGCGCGGCTCGAGGTGCCGCCCGCCACGGCGCGCGAGGTGGCGGGCAACGTGAAGCCCGTGCTTGCGCCGGAGGAGGAGCTCTACCGGGCGCTCGAGCTGGGCGTGCGCGACTACGTGGACAAGAACGGCTTCAAGCGCGTGGTGGTGGCGCTGTCCGGCGGGATCGACTCGGCGCTCGTGGCGCTGATCGCCGTGGACGCGCTCGGCCCAGAGCGCGTGACGTTCGTCTCCATGCCCTCCCCCTACTCGTCCGAGGGCACGAAGTCCGACGCCCGGGCGATCGCCGAGAACCTCGGCGCGCAGTTCCTCGAGCTCGGCATCGAGGAGGCGATGCAGGGGTTCGACCGGCTGCTCGAGCCCGCCTTCAACGGCGCGGAGCCGGACATCACGGAGGAGAACCTGCAGGCCCGCATCCGCGGCAACATCGTGATGGCGCTGTCGAACAAGTTCGGCTGGCTGGTGCTCACCACCGGGAACAAGTCCGAGATGTCGGTTGGCTACGCCACGCTCTACGGCGACATGGCAGGCGGCTTCGCGGTGCTGAAGGACGTCTTCAAGAACGACGTGTACCGCCTGGTGCGGTGGCGCAACGAGAGCGAGGGGCGCGAGCTCGTGCCCGGCTCGGTGCTCGATCGCGCGCCATCCGCGGAGTTGCGCTACGAGCAGCGCGACGAGGACTCGCTCCCGCCCTATGACGTGCTCGACCCGATCCTCGAGCACTACGTCGAGCAGGACCTCGACGCCGAGGAGATCGAGCGCCAGGGCTTCTCGCGCGAGGACGTGGAGAAGGTGGTCCGATTGGTGGACCTCGCGGAGTACAAGCGCCGGCAGGCGCCCCCGGGCGTCCGCGTGTCCACGAAGGCCTTCGGGCGCGACCGGCGCCTGCCGATCACCAACCGCTTCCGCGGCAGCTAG
- a CDS encoding ATP-binding protein, which translates to MLELRPDPAELSRMRQFIRRRAKEHGLDDGEAFQAQLVATEAVTNAMRHGSAGGRRPISVTCVWRNEGLTIEVGDRGRFHHREAVEPDREATGGRGLGLIERLTRQFELETSDSGTKLRMLVGADAA; encoded by the coding sequence ATGCTGGAGCTGCGCCCGGATCCCGCGGAGCTGTCGCGGATGAGGCAGTTCATCCGTCGGCGGGCCAAGGAGCACGGGCTCGACGACGGCGAGGCATTCCAGGCCCAGCTGGTGGCCACCGAGGCTGTGACGAACGCGATGCGCCACGGCAGCGCGGGCGGCCGCAGGCCGATCTCCGTGACCTGCGTCTGGCGCAACGAGGGGCTCACCATCGAGGTGGGCGATCGCGGGCGGTTCCATCACCGCGAGGCGGTGGAGCCGGACCGGGAAGCCACCGGCGGACGGGGACTTGGCCTGATCGAGCGGCTCACGCGCCAATTCGAGCTCGAGACGAGCGACAGCGGCACCAAGCTTCGGATGCTGGTCGGCGCGGACGCCGCTTAA
- the glnA gene encoding type I glutamate--ammonia ligase has protein sequence MTPLTVERFVGGRSVEVKDVLALAQEHGVRMVDFKFTDLPGTWQHLGLSIHSLDEDAFTEGLGFDGSSIRGFQEISDSDMVLVPDASSALIDPFHEQRTLSIICDVIDPITRQPYSRDPRYVAMKAERHLAATGIADTCFMGPEAEFFIFDHVAFDQRAHTAFYEVDSSEAYWNMGRGFGSDAVNRNGDSNLGYKIRSQQGYFPSAPSDTHGDLRARMVTELEAMGVRCEFHHHEVGSAGQAEINVRFNTLLRMADQIQLQKYVIKNVAAQAGKTATFMPKPLFEENGSGMHVHQSLSKGGENVMYDFNGYAQLSREALNYIGGILKHGRALMAFCAPTTNSYRRLVPGYEAPVNLVYSQRNRSAAVRIPVYSASPKAKRLEFRPPDPTANPYLAFSALLMAGLDGIQNRIDPGQPVDVDLFELSEEELREIHHVPGSLDEALDALEEDHDFLLQGGVFTEDLIETWIAYKRKNEADAVRLRPHPWEFALYYDA, from the coding sequence ATGACGCCGCTCACCGTCGAGCGCTTCGTGGGCGGGCGCAGCGTGGAGGTGAAGGACGTGCTCGCGCTCGCCCAGGAGCACGGCGTTCGGATGGTGGACTTCAAGTTCACCGACCTGCCGGGCACCTGGCAGCACCTCGGCCTCTCGATCCACTCGCTGGACGAGGACGCGTTCACCGAGGGACTCGGCTTCGACGGCTCGTCGATCCGCGGCTTCCAGGAGATCTCCGACTCGGACATGGTGCTCGTGCCGGATGCCTCGAGCGCGCTGATCGACCCGTTCCACGAGCAGAGGACGCTCTCGATCATCTGCGACGTGATCGACCCGATCACCCGCCAGCCGTATTCGCGTGACCCGCGCTACGTGGCGATGAAGGCCGAGCGTCACCTCGCGGCCACGGGCATCGCGGACACCTGCTTCATGGGCCCCGAGGCCGAGTTCTTCATCTTCGACCACGTGGCCTTCGACCAGCGGGCCCACACCGCGTTCTACGAGGTGGACTCGAGCGAGGCCTACTGGAACATGGGCCGCGGCTTCGGCAGCGACGCCGTGAACCGCAACGGGGACTCGAACCTCGGCTACAAGATCCGCTCGCAGCAGGGCTACTTCCCCAGTGCGCCGTCGGACACCCACGGCGACCTTCGCGCCCGCATGGTCACCGAGCTCGAGGCCATGGGCGTGCGCTGCGAGTTCCACCACCACGAGGTGGGCTCGGCCGGCCAGGCGGAGATCAACGTGCGGTTCAACACCCTGCTCCGGATGGCTGACCAGATCCAGCTCCAGAAGTACGTGATCAAGAACGTGGCCGCGCAGGCGGGCAAGACGGCCACCTTCATGCCCAAGCCACTGTTCGAGGAGAACGGCTCGGGCATGCACGTGCATCAGTCGCTCTCGAAGGGCGGCGAGAACGTGATGTACGACTTCAACGGCTACGCACAGCTCTCGCGCGAGGCGCTCAACTACATCGGCGGCATCCTCAAGCACGGACGGGCCCTGATGGCGTTCTGCGCCCCCACCACCAACTCGTACCGCCGGCTCGTGCCGGGCTACGAGGCGCCGGTGAACCTCGTGTATTCGCAGCGAAATCGCTCAGCTGCGGTGCGGATTCCGGTCTATTCCGCCTCGCCCAAGGCCAAGCGGCTCGAGTTCCGGCCTCCGGATCCCACCGCCAACCCGTATCTGGCGTTCTCGGCGCTCCTGATGGCGGGCCTCGACGGGATCCAGAACCGGATCGACCCGGGCCAGCCGGTGGATGTGGACCTCTTCGAGCTGTCCGAGGAGGAGCTCCGGGAGATCCACCACGTGCCCGGTTCGCTGGACGAGGCCTTGGACGCCTTGGAGGAAGATCACGACTTTCTGCTCCAGGGCGGCGTGTTCACCGAGGACCTGATCGAGACCTGGATCGCCTACAAGCGCAAGAACGAGGCGGACGCAGTGAGATTGCGGCCTCACCCCTGGGAATTCGCCCTCTACTACGACGCCTGA
- a CDS encoding SPFH domain-containing protein: MVVAIIVVASVLAAALLIAFAVWAHQYTKVGPNEVLIISGRKGRGDDHGYRIVRGGGTYVRPFKEKVQRMSLELMQFDVRTAETYTVHGVPVAIDGVCMVKIDGSPGGIERAAQQFLSRGPDDIVRTALQAVEGHMRAAVGGLSIEDIYRERQKLVAAVRELAEPDLERMGLEIVSLTVRNVGDKQGYLEALGRPRTAQVKRDAIRGEAEAEREAKAARYEADLAIEKSRRDYETERAAYKAEGKRAAAEADLSYDLQRAITRQQVRAEELKVEIVERQKAIELMQAEVERRRRELEAEIVEPALARAREIAAVSEAQREEAAALGAGEADAMRLKGLAEAEAMAAKAKSWGDYNEAAITDRVLEILPELAAAVSAPLARTDKIVMIGSNGSSGASKITKDVTTVMSELPAVLEALTGMKLEDLAKRIPKVANGHDAVEADAEELA, encoded by the coding sequence ATGGTCGTAGCCATCATCGTCGTCGCATCCGTGCTGGCGGCGGCGCTTCTCATCGCATTCGCGGTGTGGGCGCACCAGTACACGAAGGTCGGCCCCAACGAGGTGCTGATCATCTCGGGCCGCAAGGGCCGCGGAGACGATCACGGCTACCGGATCGTGAGGGGCGGCGGCACCTACGTCAGGCCGTTCAAGGAGAAGGTGCAGCGGATGTCGCTCGAGCTGATGCAGTTCGACGTCCGCACGGCGGAGACGTACACCGTGCACGGCGTGCCGGTGGCGATCGACGGCGTGTGCATGGTGAAGATCGACGGCTCCCCCGGCGGGATCGAGCGCGCAGCGCAGCAGTTCCTCTCGCGCGGGCCCGACGACATCGTGCGCACCGCTCTGCAGGCTGTGGAGGGACACATGCGAGCCGCGGTGGGCGGCCTCTCGATCGAGGACATCTACCGCGAGCGGCAGAAGCTCGTGGCCGCCGTGCGCGAGCTGGCGGAGCCGGACCTCGAGCGCATGGGCCTCGAGATCGTCTCGCTCACCGTGCGCAACGTCGGTGACAAGCAGGGCTACCTCGAGGCGCTCGGGCGGCCGCGCACAGCGCAGGTGAAGCGCGACGCGATCCGCGGCGAGGCCGAAGCGGAGCGCGAGGCGAAGGCCGCCCGCTACGAGGCGGACCTCGCGATCGAGAAGTCTCGCCGCGACTACGAGACCGAGCGCGCCGCCTACAAGGCCGAGGGCAAGCGCGCGGCCGCCGAGGCGGACCTCTCCTACGACCTCCAGCGCGCGATCACGCGCCAGCAGGTGCGCGCGGAGGAGCTGAAGGTGGAGATCGTGGAGCGCCAGAAGGCGATCGAGCTGATGCAGGCCGAGGTGGAGCGGCGCAGGCGCGAGCTGGAGGCCGAGATCGTGGAGCCGGCCCTCGCGCGGGCCCGGGAGATCGCCGCGGTGTCCGAGGCTCAGCGCGAGGAGGCCGCGGCGCTGGGCGCGGGCGAGGCTGACGCCATGAGGCTCAAGGGCCTCGCCGAGGCCGAGGCAATGGCCGCCAAGGCCAAGAGCTGGGGCGACTACAACGAGGCCGCGATCACCGACCGCGTGCTCGAGATCCTGCCCGAGCTCGCGGCCGCCGTGTCCGCGCCGCTGGCGCGCACAGACAAGATCGTGATGATCGGGTCGAACGGCAGCTCCGGCGCCTCAAAGATCACAAAGGACGTGACCACCGTCATGTCCGAGCTGCCCGCCGTGCTCGAGGCCCTCACCGGGATGAAGCTCGAGGACCTCGCCAAGCGGATCCCGAAGGTGGCAAATGGACATGACGCCGTGGAGGCCGACGCCGAGGAGCTGGCATGA
- a CDS encoding P-II family nitrogen regulator, with product MKKIEAIIRAERLQHVQDALDELGVSGLTVTEVMGCGRQKGYTEQYRGSRANISLLPKLKVESVVSDTLVDRAVDAIVGGAYTGETGDGRVFVYDVEQAIRIRTGERGEDTVRHETPVGWGY from the coding sequence ATGAAGAAGATCGAGGCGATCATCCGCGCCGAGCGTCTCCAGCACGTGCAGGACGCGCTCGACGAGCTCGGCGTGTCCGGCCTCACCGTCACAGAGGTGATGGGCTGCGGCCGGCAGAAGGGCTACACCGAGCAGTACCGCGGCTCGCGGGCCAACATCTCGCTGCTGCCGAAGCTGAAGGTGGAGTCGGTGGTGTCGGACACGCTGGTGGACCGGGCGGTGGACGCGATCGTGGGCGGCGCCTACACGGGCGAGACCGGCGACGGCCGCGTGTTCGTGTACGACGTGGAGCAGGCCATCCGGATCCGCACCGGCGAGCGCGGCGAGGACACCGTGCGCCACGAGACGCCGGTGGGCTGGGGTTACTGA
- a CDS encoding ammonium transporter: MPSFPDSVTAIESMWVMVAAILVFFMQAGFLLLEIGFSRMKNAGTIVPKVIANLSIASLGYWAVGFALAFGGSGWFAGTHGTFLNTSNNALFPAIAFSHATVASKWFFEFVFCAVSLAIVWGTTIERIKFGAYLIYAVIFSTLIYPIVSHWIFGGGWLAKNIGMQDFAGSTVVHLIGATGAFAALLLLGPRQGKYGRDGKPNVIPGHSMPFVGLAVLILWFGWFGFNPGSTLGAIGGRFAEVAIVTNIAAAAGVLGAMLTIYLITRTFDIGMTGNGAIAALVAITAPSGYVNYWAAPIIGFVAGVIVVLCVIAIDKKLDDPVGALSAHGVAGVWGTLSCGIFTAPALAKLNGVGHGGLVYTGSFHQLGAQALGVTAAFVSVFAVSFLVFFVIKATYGLRVKPEEERYGLDIVEHGMWGYPEQFMPVPGSEYHPPAPPAQRPRPRPVPIGLGQEA; this comes from the coding sequence TTGCCTAGCTTTCCCGATTCAGTAACGGCCATCGAGTCGATGTGGGTGATGGTGGCCGCCATCCTCGTGTTCTTCATGCAGGCGGGCTTCCTGCTGCTCGAGATCGGCTTCTCGCGCATGAAGAACGCCGGCACGATCGTGCCGAAGGTGATCGCGAACCTGTCGATCGCCTCGCTGGGCTACTGGGCGGTGGGCTTCGCGCTCGCGTTCGGGGGCTCCGGCTGGTTCGCCGGCACGCACGGCACCTTCCTCAACACCAGCAACAACGCGCTCTTCCCGGCGATCGCCTTCTCGCACGCCACGGTCGCCTCCAAGTGGTTCTTCGAGTTCGTGTTCTGTGCCGTGTCGCTCGCGATCGTGTGGGGCACCACGATCGAGCGCATCAAGTTCGGGGCGTACCTGATCTACGCCGTGATCTTCTCGACGCTGATCTACCCGATCGTGTCGCACTGGATCTTCGGCGGTGGCTGGCTCGCGAAGAACATCGGGATGCAGGACTTCGCCGGCTCCACGGTGGTGCACCTCATCGGCGCCACGGGCGCGTTCGCGGCGCTGCTTCTGCTCGGCCCGCGTCAGGGCAAGTACGGCCGCGACGGAAAACCGAACGTGATCCCGGGCCACTCGATGCCGTTCGTGGGCCTGGCGGTGCTGATCCTGTGGTTCGGCTGGTTCGGCTTCAACCCGGGGTCGACCCTCGGGGCGATCGGTGGCCGCTTCGCCGAGGTGGCGATCGTCACGAACATCGCCGCCGCCGCCGGCGTGCTGGGCGCGATGCTCACGATCTACCTGATCACGCGCACGTTCGACATCGGCATGACCGGCAACGGCGCGATCGCGGCGCTGGTGGCGATCACCGCCCCGTCGGGCTACGTCAACTACTGGGCGGCGCCGATCATCGGCTTCGTGGCCGGCGTGATCGTCGTGCTCTGCGTGATCGCGATCGACAAGAAGCTCGACGACCCGGTGGGCGCGCTCTCGGCGCACGGCGTGGCGGGCGTGTGGGGCACGCTCTCGTGCGGCATCTTCACGGCGCCGGCCCTCGCGAAGCTCAACGGCGTGGGGCACGGCGGGCTCGTGTACACGGGCTCGTTCCACCAGCTCGGCGCCCAGGCGCTCGGCGTGACCGCCGCGTTCGTGTCCGTGTTCGCGGTCTCGTTCCTCGTCTTCTTCGTGATCAAGGCCACCTACGGCCTGCGCGTGAAGCCCGAGGAGGAGCGCTACGGCCTCGACATCGTGGAGCACGGCATGTGGGGCTACCCCGAGCAGTTCATGCCGGTGCCGGGCTCGGAGTACCACCCGCCCGCACCGCCGGCGCAGCGGCCGAGGCCGCGACCGGTTCCCATCGGCCTAGGTCAGGAGGCGTAG
- a CDS encoding YbaK/EbsC family protein: protein MHERVLAAARELGLEVDMTKFERPTRTVNEAAAAVGCEPAQIAKSIVFVADGDPVVVVASGARRIDPDALCHVLDCAEARPATPEEVRAATGFSPGGVPPFSHGLPVVIDQALIDEGHVWAAGGDGNTVFEVDAGQLAERTGATVAPVGASS, encoded by the coding sequence ATGCATGAGCGAGTACTGGCCGCCGCGCGCGAACTGGGCCTGGAAGTTGACATGACCAAGTTCGAGCGCCCCACCCGGACGGTGAACGAGGCCGCGGCGGCCGTGGGCTGCGAGCCCGCGCAGATCGCAAAGTCGATCGTGTTCGTGGCAGATGGCGATCCGGTGGTGGTGGTGGCGAGCGGCGCCCGCCGCATCGACCCGGATGCGCTCTGCCACGTGCTCGACTGCGCCGAGGCGCGCCCTGCCACGCCGGAAGAGGTGCGGGCGGCCACCGGGTTCTCCCCCGGCGGCGTGCCCCCGTTCTCCCACGGGCTGCCCGTGGTGATCGACCAGGCGCTGATCGACGAGGGCCACGTGTGGGCCGCCGGCGGCGACGGCAACACCGTGTTCGAGGTGGACGCGGGCCAGCTAGCCGAGCGCACCGGGGCCACGGTGGCGCCGGTAGGAGCCAGCTCCTAG
- a CDS encoding wax ester/triacylglycerol synthase family O-acyltransferase: MAEGRLTGLDSSFLHLENGGAHMHVAAVMLFDGEPPEYEELMEATEARLHLVPRYRQKLAFVPLGQGRPRWIDDPHFNLRYHIRRTSLPSPGSEDQLRALAGRVFSQPLDRDKPLWEMWLVEGVEPGPEGSRFAVLSKTHHALVDGISGVDIVSVLFDASPEPAAPPDMLSHWSPRPEPSSAQLLAEALVERATVPREAARSLRALFRGPRRVIGKLGEEAVGLGALAWAGLRPPPHSPYNTGIGPHRRFAWVRASLGDVKAIKDSLGGTVNDVVLATVAGALGRHMRRRGVEPRVPLRAMVPVSVRLDEERGSLGNRVAAMMAPLPVAELDARRRLAAIAAAMQGIKRSGQAIGAQVLTELTGFAPPTLMAQGSRLVSTERFFNLVVTNVPGPQYPLYLLGRELREIYPMVPLAKGQALGIAIMSYNGRMNFGLLGDWDAMSDLPDLADDLQASLEDLAAAAGVELTGPPPATLRPATRDRRKRVPT, from the coding sequence ATGGCCGAAGGGCGGCTCACAGGTCTCGACTCTTCGTTCCTCCACCTGGAGAACGGCGGCGCGCATATGCACGTGGCGGCGGTGATGCTGTTCGACGGTGAGCCGCCCGAGTACGAGGAGCTGATGGAGGCCACCGAGGCGCGCCTTCACCTGGTGCCGCGCTATCGCCAGAAGCTGGCATTCGTGCCGCTCGGGCAGGGCCGCCCGCGCTGGATAGACGACCCGCACTTCAACCTCCGTTACCACATCCGCCGCACCTCGCTCCCGAGCCCCGGCAGTGAGGACCAGCTCCGCGCGCTTGCCGGGCGCGTGTTCTCACAGCCGCTCGACCGCGACAAGCCGCTGTGGGAGATGTGGCTCGTGGAGGGCGTTGAGCCCGGGCCGGAGGGATCTCGCTTCGCGGTTCTCAGCAAGACCCACCATGCGCTCGTGGACGGCATCTCGGGCGTGGACATCGTGAGCGTGCTCTTCGATGCGTCCCCCGAGCCCGCCGCGCCGCCGGACATGCTGTCGCACTGGAGTCCGAGGCCCGAGCCCTCGAGCGCCCAGTTGCTGGCCGAGGCGCTGGTAGAGCGGGCCACAGTGCCTCGCGAGGCCGCGCGCTCGCTGCGGGCCCTGTTCCGCGGCCCGCGGCGCGTGATTGGGAAGCTCGGCGAGGAGGCGGTGGGCCTCGGCGCGCTGGCGTGGGCGGGCCTCCGGCCCCCGCCCCACTCTCCGTACAACACGGGGATCGGCCCGCACCGCCGCTTCGCGTGGGTGAGAGCCTCGCTCGGTGACGTGAAGGCGATCAAGGACTCGCTCGGCGGCACGGTGAACGACGTTGTGCTGGCCACCGTGGCGGGAGCGCTCGGCCGCCACATGCGGCGGCGCGGCGTGGAGCCGCGGGTTCCGCTGCGGGCGATGGTGCCCGTGAGCGTGCGCCTGGACGAGGAGCGCGGGAGCCTCGGCAACCGTGTGGCCGCGATGATGGCGCCGCTGCCCGTGGCGGAGCTCGACGCGCGGCGCCGCCTTGCGGCCATCGCCGCGGCGATGCAGGGCATCAAGCGCTCCGGCCAGGCGATCGGCGCGCAGGTTCTCACCGAGCTCACCGGCTTCGCCCCGCCCACCCTGATGGCCCAGGGTTCGCGCCTCGTGTCCACCGAGCGCTTCTTCAACCTGGTCGTGACGAACGTGCCGGGGCCGCAGTACCCCCTCTACCTCCTTGGCCGCGAGCTCCGCGAGATCTATCCGATGGTGCCGCTCGCGAAGGGACAGGCGCTCGGCATCGCGATCATGAGCTACAACGGCCGCATGAACTTCGGCCTCCTGGGCGACTGGGACGCGATGTCAGATCTCCCGGACCTGGCGGACGACCTGCAGGCCTCACTGGAAGACCTGGCTGCCGCGGCCGGAGTCGAGCTGACCGGCCCGCCGCCTGCGACCCTGCGACCTGCCACCCGCGACCGCCGCAAACGCGTCCCCACCTAG